The proteins below come from a single Arthrobacter sp. zg-Y1171 genomic window:
- the murG gene encoding undecaprenyldiphospho-muramoylpentapeptide beta-N-acetylglucosaminyltransferase has protein sequence MTQPSLSVVLAGGGTAGHISPLLAIADAVTAHRPDARITVVGTASGMETRLVPAAGYELATIDRVPMPRRPSADLAKLPGRLLRAVRQAGEILDSAQADVVVGVGGYVSTPVYLAARRRSLPVIVHEANARPGLANRVGARFAAVTGVAFESTSLPRATWVGMPMRREISGLDRHAARNAARSALGLEQDRPTLVVTGGSSGAASINRAVEHALPALAAAGIQTLHITGRGKSLVDADGKPIAARGYTQVEYVDGMEQAYAAADLLLARSGAGTVCEISAVGLPAVLVPLPHGNGEQALNAEALVAAGGALTVADALFTAEWISDRLIPLLADPAALEAMAKASSALGIRDADQRMAAFILEASDRAKA, from the coding sequence ATGACGCAGCCTTCCCTCTCCGTAGTCCTGGCCGGAGGCGGCACCGCCGGGCACATCAGCCCTCTCCTGGCCATCGCAGATGCCGTGACGGCACACCGCCCCGACGCCCGCATCACAGTGGTGGGGACCGCGTCCGGAATGGAAACCCGCCTGGTGCCCGCAGCGGGCTATGAGCTGGCCACCATTGACCGGGTCCCCATGCCCCGGCGGCCTTCCGCAGACCTGGCGAAACTGCCCGGCCGCCTTCTCCGTGCCGTGCGGCAGGCCGGCGAGATCCTGGACTCCGCGCAGGCCGACGTCGTTGTGGGCGTGGGCGGCTACGTTTCGACGCCGGTGTACCTGGCGGCACGCCGCCGATCGCTTCCCGTGATCGTGCACGAGGCCAACGCGCGTCCCGGGCTGGCCAACCGCGTGGGTGCGCGCTTCGCGGCCGTGACGGGCGTGGCCTTCGAATCCACCAGCCTGCCCCGGGCCACGTGGGTCGGTATGCCGATGCGCCGGGAAATCTCCGGACTGGACCGCCATGCCGCCCGGAATGCCGCACGGTCCGCCCTGGGGCTGGAGCAGGACCGCCCCACGCTGGTGGTGACCGGAGGCTCTTCGGGTGCCGCAAGCATCAACCGGGCCGTGGAACATGCCCTTCCGGCATTGGCTGCGGCCGGCATCCAGACCCTGCACATCACCGGCCGCGGAAAGTCCCTGGTGGACGCCGACGGAAAACCGATCGCCGCCCGCGGCTACACGCAGGTGGAGTACGTCGACGGCATGGAGCAGGCCTACGCCGCTGCGGACCTGCTGCTGGCCCGCTCCGGGGCAGGCACCGTCTGCGAAATCAGCGCAGTGGGGCTGCCTGCCGTCCTGGTTCCGCTGCCGCACGGCAACGGCGAACAGGCGCTTAATGCCGAAGCCCTCGTGGCTGCCGGCGGAGCGCTTACGGTTGCCGACGCCCTCTTCACAGCCGAGTGGATTTCCGACAGGCTGATACCTTTGCTGGCCGATCCGGCGGCGTTGGAAGCCATGGCCAAGGCATCGTCGGCGTTGGGCATCCGTGACGCGGACCAGCGGATGGCTGCATTCATCCTCGAAGCAAGCGATAGGGCAAAGGCATGA
- the ftsW gene encoding putative lipid II flippase FtsW, producing the protein MVTTPTGSKRKPVLRRNPAATANTGTGAVTPKTAPGKPPAGKRGAADRPAKPASRVERFLVFLEGSGRSATGSSYYTILGATLALTAIGLMMVLSASSVESIAAAAGSDAGAATTFDLFLKQSMFAAAGVVAMLGLSRLGPPHYRFLSWFLYGIAVILLVLVLVIGKEVNGNKNWIEIGPITGQPSEAAKLAMAIWFAAVLSRKGRLINEWKHALIPVVPGGGILILLVMLGSDLGTVIVMGMIMVAALFFAGAPLRFLGVLAAGAAVGAVLMSLVSSNRSSRISAWLQLDCSTGLCDQANAGMYALASGGWLGVGIGQSRQKWNWIPEAHNDFIFAIIGEEFGLLGTLVVVSLFAVLAVATVRVTMRHTDPFIRIVCGAILVWIIGQASVNIAMVTGLLPVIGVPLPFISYGGSSLTFTLAAVGVLLSFARKIPESEPTAP; encoded by the coding sequence TTGGTCACCACGCCCACCGGCAGCAAACGCAAACCGGTCCTGCGCCGGAATCCAGCGGCCACAGCCAATACCGGCACGGGCGCGGTGACACCGAAAACCGCACCGGGGAAGCCCCCGGCCGGGAAACGCGGCGCTGCGGACCGTCCGGCCAAACCGGCGTCGCGCGTTGAGCGCTTCCTCGTCTTCCTGGAGGGCAGCGGGCGCAGTGCCACCGGCTCCAGCTACTACACGATCCTCGGCGCCACCCTGGCCCTCACCGCCATCGGCCTGATGATGGTGCTTTCGGCGTCCTCGGTGGAATCCATTGCCGCCGCTGCCGGCAGCGATGCAGGCGCGGCGACGACGTTCGATCTGTTCCTGAAGCAGTCCATGTTCGCTGCGGCGGGCGTGGTGGCCATGCTGGGGCTCTCGCGGCTCGGGCCGCCCCACTACCGCTTCCTCTCCTGGTTCCTTTACGGCATCGCCGTCATCCTGCTGGTGCTTGTGCTGGTGATCGGCAAGGAAGTCAACGGCAACAAGAACTGGATCGAGATCGGGCCCATCACGGGTCAGCCCTCCGAAGCCGCGAAGCTGGCCATGGCGATCTGGTTCGCCGCGGTCCTGTCCCGGAAGGGACGGCTGATCAACGAATGGAAGCACGCCCTTATTCCAGTTGTGCCCGGCGGCGGGATCCTGATCCTCCTGGTCATGCTCGGAAGCGACCTCGGCACCGTGATCGTGATGGGCATGATCATGGTTGCCGCCCTGTTCTTCGCCGGTGCTCCGCTGCGCTTCCTGGGCGTCCTTGCGGCCGGAGCGGCCGTGGGAGCGGTACTCATGTCGCTGGTGAGCAGCAACCGCTCCAGCCGGATCAGCGCCTGGCTCCAGCTGGACTGCAGCACCGGCCTCTGCGACCAGGCCAACGCCGGCATGTACGCGCTGGCCTCCGGCGGCTGGCTGGGAGTGGGCATCGGCCAGAGCCGGCAGAAATGGAACTGGATCCCGGAAGCCCACAACGACTTCATCTTCGCCATTATCGGCGAGGAATTCGGCCTGCTGGGAACGCTCGTCGTGGTCAGCCTCTTTGCCGTCCTTGCCGTCGCGACGGTCCGGGTCACCATGCGCCATACAGACCCGTTCATCCGCATTGTCTGCGGTGCCATCCTGGTCTGGATCATCGGCCAGGCCTCCGTGAACATTGCGATGGTGACCGGGTTGCTTCCCGTCATCGGCGTACCGCTGCCGTTCATTTCGTATGGCGGATCCTCCCTGACCTTCACGCTCGCCGCCGTCGGCGTCCTGCTTTCCTTTGCCCGTAAAATCCCCGAAAGTGAACCAACAGCTCCATGA